A stretch of the Archangium violaceum genome encodes the following:
- a CDS encoding UbiA family prenyltransferase: MEHLSLLSRSISQKDVSASAVDAEPQTGREGALALVYREVRLVWDFIRYDLSSTVVPMFLFMLAAAKHGDVRGIEFLAGLGRGLIYFVLFVLSFCIANQMAGVEEDRMNKPDRPLARGDVSLEGARVRWLISMGLFTLVGWWFGVLKWTVGWQAIIYLHNFRSWAKHWLTKDLSMGLGVLFQLLPSWALMSPLTPEVWRWTWVLATTIFLLVPVQDLRDMAGDRLSARRTMPLEIGEWPTRLILAAGFSLLPLAMHFWMFAPEGASWTVWGCEATATLISLMIAGRVLLLRTPRADHWTYVLFTIWFCVILGSAIILL; encoded by the coding sequence ATGGAACACCTGTCCCTGCTGTCCCGGAGCATTTCCCAGAAGGATGTGAGTGCCTCGGCGGTCGACGCCGAGCCCCAGACAGGACGCGAGGGTGCACTGGCACTCGTCTACCGCGAGGTAAGGCTCGTCTGGGACTTCATCCGCTACGACCTGTCTTCGACCGTCGTCCCCATGTTCCTCTTCATGCTTGCCGCCGCGAAGCACGGCGACGTGAGGGGAATCGAGTTCCTGGCTGGCCTGGGTCGGGGACTCATCTACTTCGTCCTCTTCGTGCTGTCTTTCTGCATCGCCAATCAAATGGCGGGAGTGGAAGAGGACCGGATGAACAAGCCCGACCGGCCCCTCGCGCGAGGAGATGTCTCCCTCGAAGGTGCCAGGGTGCGCTGGCTCATCAGCATGGGCCTCTTCACCCTGGTGGGTTGGTGGTTCGGGGTGCTGAAGTGGACTGTCGGATGGCAGGCCATCATCTACCTGCACAATTTCAGGAGCTGGGCCAAGCACTGGCTCACCAAGGACCTGAGTATGGGCCTGGGTGTGCTGTTCCAGCTGTTGCCCTCGTGGGCGCTCATGTCGCCGCTGACGCCTGAGGTGTGGCGCTGGACCTGGGTGCTCGCCACCACCATCTTCCTGCTGGTTCCCGTGCAGGATCTCCGGGACATGGCGGGAGATCGGCTGTCCGCCAGGAGGACCATGCCCCTGGAGATCGGGGAGTGGCCGACCCGGCTCATCCTCGCGGCGGGCTTCTCGCTGCTCCCCCTTGCCATGCACTTCTGGATGTTCGCGCCCGAAGGGGCGAGCTGGACCGTGTGGGGATGTGAAGCCACCGCGACGCTCATCAGCCTCATGATCGCTGGCCGGGTGCTTCTACTCAGAACACCTCGCGCCGATCATTGGACCTACGTGCTGTTCACGATCTGGTTCTGCGTCATACTCGGCAGTGCCATCATCCTGCTGTGA